A genome region from Thalassococcus arenae includes the following:
- the puhC gene encoding photosynthetic complex assembly protein PuhC, whose protein sequence is MDRTHPRFRSDDKELVPRVMVRAMVALVLLCLILVSAHVWTGQPVKYTAPQAAVDRERIVFLQGDMAGSARVLDANGSLIADLAPDEGGFVSGVWRVLQRERTKARVALDGPVRVTAYDNGRMAIADPSTGWSADLMGFGHDNAAAFAKLLLD, encoded by the coding sequence ATGGACCGCACCCATCCCCGATTTCGCAGCGACGACAAGGAACTGGTCCCGCGCGTCATGGTCCGCGCCATGGTCGCGTTGGTGCTGCTGTGCCTGATCCTGGTCAGTGCCCATGTCTGGACCGGGCAGCCGGTGAAATACACCGCGCCACAGGCCGCAGTCGACAGGGAGCGCATCGTATTCCTGCAGGGCGACATGGCCGGATCGGCCCGCGTTCTGGACGCCAACGGTTCGCTGATCGCCGATCTTGCCCCGGACGAGGGCGGCTTCGTTTCGGGTGTGTGGCGCGTGTTGCAGCGCGAACGCACCAAGGCGCGGGTGGCGCTGGACGGGCCGGTGCGCGTGACGGCCTACGACAACGGCCGCATGGCCATCGCCGATCCGAGCACCGGATGGAGCGCCGACCTGATGGGGTTCGGCCACGACAACGCAGCAGCCTTCGCCAAGCTGCTGCTGGACTAG
- the puhB gene encoding photosynthetic complex putative assembly protein PuhB — MSHDDFATEPVPGLPEKPPEGEHILWQGRPNWVQLSWEAMSLPWVIGYFVLLALWRFGAVYDLLPLGQAIGASVPFLILGAVVVAALMLVGWVQSVCTLYTVTNKRVAMRIGAALTVTLNIPYRQVANATLSMRGNGTGTIALETMGDTRLSYLVCWPHVRPWVMRRTQPALRCIPDAERVARLIAEAADTHVATPQVERRPSRAAVAAE; from the coding sequence ATGAGCCATGACGATTTCGCAACCGAGCCCGTTCCGGGCCTGCCGGAGAAACCGCCCGAGGGCGAACATATCCTCTGGCAGGGCCGACCGAACTGGGTTCAGCTGAGCTGGGAGGCGATGAGCCTGCCCTGGGTGATCGGTTATTTCGTCCTGCTGGCGCTGTGGCGGTTCGGCGCGGTCTATGACCTGTTGCCGCTGGGTCAGGCCATCGGCGCGTCGGTGCCATTCCTGATCCTGGGCGCGGTCGTGGTGGCGGCGTTGATGCTGGTGGGATGGGTGCAATCTGTCTGCACGCTCTACACCGTGACCAACAAGCGGGTGGCGATGCGTATCGGTGCGGCGCTGACCGTGACGCTGAACATCCCCTACCGGCAGGTCGCCAACGCGACCCTGTCGATGCGCGGCAACGGCACCGGCACCATCGCGTTGGAAACCATGGGCGACACGCGGTTGAGCTATCTGGTCTGCTGGCCGCATGTCCGGCCCTGGGTCATGCGACGCACGCAACCCGCGTTGCGCTGCATCCCCGATGCCGAACGCGTGGCACGACTGATCGCCGAGGCGGCCGACACACACGTCGCGACACCGCAAGTGGAACGCCGGCCGTCCCGCGCGGCCGTCGCGGCGGAATAG
- the puhA gene encoding photosynthetic reaction center subunit H — protein MTEDYILGNLDVASIALWLFFFFFVGLVVWIQRENQREGYPLVDEDGSPADAGGVFPLPEDKTFLLPHGRGSYTVPSGQTPERGDIDAKLVPTGQSGGFPYEPAGDPFADGVGPASWAPRRDEPELDGKGHPKIVPMSATEHFHVAAGRDPRGLPVVAADGAIVGKISDMWIDEPEQLVRYLEIELDAEYGQGSRLVPMTLARIKSNQVAIHSLFGKHFAGVPTVKASRQVTKLEEEKICAYYGGGKLYAEERRLESQL, from the coding sequence ATGACCGAAGACTATATCCTGGGCAATCTCGACGTCGCCAGCATCGCGCTGTGGCTGTTTTTCTTTTTCTTCGTGGGCCTGGTGGTCTGGATCCAGCGCGAGAACCAGCGCGAGGGTTATCCGCTGGTCGACGAGGACGGCTCGCCCGCCGATGCCGGGGGGGTGTTCCCGCTACCGGAGGACAAGACCTTTTTGCTGCCGCATGGACGCGGCAGCTATACCGTGCCGTCGGGCCAGACGCCCGAACGCGGCGATATCGACGCCAAGCTGGTGCCGACCGGACAGTCGGGCGGTTTTCCCTATGAACCTGCAGGTGACCCGTTCGCCGATGGTGTCGGCCCGGCGTCGTGGGCGCCGCGGCGCGACGAGCCGGAGCTGGACGGCAAGGGGCATCCCAAGATCGTCCCGATGTCTGCCACCGAGCATTTCCACGTGGCCGCGGGCCGCGATCCGCGCGGTCTGCCGGTGGTGGCCGCCGATGGTGCGATCGTGGGCAAGATCAGCGACATGTGGATCGATGAGCCGGAACAGCTCGTCCGTTATCTCGAGATCGAGCTGGACGCCGAATATGGCCAGGGCAGCCGCCTGGTGCCGATGACGCTGGCGCGGATCAAGTCCAACCAGGTCGCGATCCATTCGCTGTTCGGCAAGCATTTCGCCGGGGTGCCGACAGTCAAGGCGTCGCGGCAGGTGACCAAGCTCGAGGAAGAGAAGATCTGCGCCTACTACGGCGGCGGCAAGCTCTATGCCGAAGAGCGCCGTCTCGAGTCGCAGCTGTAA